The following coding sequences are from one Salvia hispanica cultivar TCC Black 2014 chromosome 3, UniMelb_Shisp_WGS_1.0, whole genome shotgun sequence window:
- the LOC125214293 gene encoding protein RBL-like isoform X3, translating into MNAPIIDPLQGDFPEVIEEYLERGVMKCIAFNRRGNLLAAGCSDGSCVIWDFETRGIAKELKDKECAAAITSVCWSKYGHRILVSAADKTLTLWDVVKGERIAQISLQQAPLQARLHPGSSTPSLCLACPLSSAPMIVDLLTKTVTGLPVSLSDTGDGATPPIRNKFSDGSAAYTPTAACFNKYGDLIYVGNSKGEILIIGSTSLEILGIVSVPGSAVIKNIVFNRSGRYLLTNSNDRIIRIYENLLPLKGGLEALGKANHESAEQDEDKKLKAAGSRSLALFQEFQDSITRVHWKAPCFSGDGEWVVGGSASKGEHKIYIWDRAGHLVKILEGPKEALIDLAWHPIKPVVVSVSLTGLVYIWAKDYTENWSAFAPDFKELEENEEYVEREDEFDLVPETEKVKDLGINEDEDIDILNTEGDSAFSDSDMSQGEIRFLPPDPCPDVQMEDGLVVNTSKEGEISETESPLSEEAGQNGHLTNHESSPLDEDTGGMRLKRKRMPSEKFLDFETESIKKQPPKSKP; encoded by the exons ATGAACGCTCCAATTATAG ACCCGCTGCAGGGGGACTTTCCCGAAGTGATAGAGGAGTATTTGGAGCGTGGAGTTATGAAATGCATCGCCTTTAATCGACGTGGAAACCTTCTTGCTG CTGGGTGCTCTGATGGAAGTTGTGTCATATGGGATTTTGAAACCAGAGGCATTGCTAAAGAATTAAAAGATAAGGAATGTGCTGCCGCAATAACAAGTGTTTGTTGGTCCAAGTATGGCCACCGCATACTGGTGTCAGCTGCAGATAAGACATTGACTCTTTGGGACGTGGTCAAAGGAGAGAGAATCGCTCAAATTTCCCTACAACAAGCTCCTTTGCAAGCTCGTCTGCATCCTGGTTCATCCACTCCGTCACTTTGCCTAGCTTGTCCTCTGTCATCAGCGCCCATGATCGTCGACTTGCTCACAAAAACCGTAACTGGGCTTCCTGTGTCATTGTCTGATACAGGGGATGGTGCTACCCCTCCAATACGAAATAAGTTTTCAGATGGATCTGCTGCATATACACCTACTGCTGCGTGCTTCAACAAGTACGGCGATTTGATATATGTAGGAAATTCCAAAGGAGAGATACTGATAATTGGTAGTACAAGCCTTGAAATACTTGGTATAGTTTCTGTACCGGGGAGCGCTGTCATAAAGAATATCGTGTTTAACAGAAGTGGACGATATCTTCTGACAAACTCAAATGATAGAATCATCAGAATCTACGAAAACCTTTTGCCACTCAAAGGTGGGCTTGAAGCGCTGGGTAAAGCTAACCATGAATCTGCTGAGcaagatgaagataaaaagttaaaagctGCAGGATCGAGGTCTCTGGCTCTTTTCCAAGAGTTTCAGGATTCGATCACCAGAGTGCACTGGAAAGCACCATGCTTTAGCGGTGACGGGGAATGGGTGGTTGGAGGTTCTGCTAGCAAAGGAGAGCATaagatatatatatgggaCAGGGCCGGGCATCTTGTAAAAATTCTCGAGGGCCCAAAAGAAGCATTAATAGATCTGGCATGGCATCCCATTAAACCTGTGGTTGTTTCCGTCTCCTTGACTGGCTTGGTTTATATCTGGGCAAAGGATTATACGGAGAACTGGAGTGCCTTTGCTCCTGATTTTAAAGAGCTTGAAGAAAATGAGGAGTATGTGGAGCGAGAAGATGAGTTTGATTTGGTGCCTGAAACAGAAAAG GTAAAAGATTTAGGTATCAACGAAGATGaagatattgatattttgaacACCGAGGGAGATTCTGCCTTCAGTGACTCAGACATGTCCCAGGGAGAAATACGCTTCTTACCCCCTGATCCATGCCCCGATGTTCAGATGGAAGACGGGCTTGTTGTAAATACTTCAAAGGAAGGGGAAATCAGTGAGACTGAATCTCCTCTTTCCGAGGAGGCAGGACAAAATGGCCATCTAACAAATCACGAATCCAGTCCCCTTGATG AAGACACAGGAGGAATGCGCTTAAAAAGAAAGAGGATGCCTTCAGAGAAGTTTCTGGATTTTGAAACTGAAAGTATTAAGAAGCAACCTCCAAAGTCGAaaccataa
- the LOC125214293 gene encoding protein RBL-like isoform X1, translating into MNAPIIDPLQGDFPEVIEEYLERGVMKCIAFNRRGNLLAAGCSDGSCVIWDFETRGIAKELKDKECAAAITSVCWSKYGHRILVSAADKTLTLWDVVKGERIAQISLQQAPLQARLHPGSSTPSLCLACPLSSAPMIVDLLTKTVTGLPVSLSDTGDGATPPIRNKFSDGSAAYTPTAACFNKYGDLIYVGNSKGEILIIGSTSLEILGIVSVPGSAVIKNIVFNRSGRYLLTNSNDRIIRIYENLLPLKGGLEALGKANHESAEQDEDKKLKAAGSRSLALFQEFQDSITRVHWKAPCFSGDGEWVVGGSASKGEHKIYIWDRAGHLVKILEGPKEALIDLAWHPIKPVVVSVSLTGLVYIWAKDYTENWSAFAPDFKELEENEEYVEREDEFDLVPETEKVKDLGINEDEDIDILNTEGDSAFSDSDMSQGEIRFLPPDPCPDVQMEDGLVVNTSKEGEISETESPLSEEAGQNGHLTNHESSPLDEDTGGMRLKRKRMPSEKFLDFETEISPVVLAYWNFHPPSSLIRYEAVGDISSECHDNEHSRPHIHQQLPFFIELRIPAATSFSNFFILVVSLPSFSLASSSGFSDATCFSLVTLLSLFTLILEVTFGVLLIGVKLLPLRSLSLSGGFFGPTDALLLGSVDAFRGSKLFSSADWLVPSAGEALSRPFSGIGCF; encoded by the exons ATGAACGCTCCAATTATAG ACCCGCTGCAGGGGGACTTTCCCGAAGTGATAGAGGAGTATTTGGAGCGTGGAGTTATGAAATGCATCGCCTTTAATCGACGTGGAAACCTTCTTGCTG CTGGGTGCTCTGATGGAAGTTGTGTCATATGGGATTTTGAAACCAGAGGCATTGCTAAAGAATTAAAAGATAAGGAATGTGCTGCCGCAATAACAAGTGTTTGTTGGTCCAAGTATGGCCACCGCATACTGGTGTCAGCTGCAGATAAGACATTGACTCTTTGGGACGTGGTCAAAGGAGAGAGAATCGCTCAAATTTCCCTACAACAAGCTCCTTTGCAAGCTCGTCTGCATCCTGGTTCATCCACTCCGTCACTTTGCCTAGCTTGTCCTCTGTCATCAGCGCCCATGATCGTCGACTTGCTCACAAAAACCGTAACTGGGCTTCCTGTGTCATTGTCTGATACAGGGGATGGTGCTACCCCTCCAATACGAAATAAGTTTTCAGATGGATCTGCTGCATATACACCTACTGCTGCGTGCTTCAACAAGTACGGCGATTTGATATATGTAGGAAATTCCAAAGGAGAGATACTGATAATTGGTAGTACAAGCCTTGAAATACTTGGTATAGTTTCTGTACCGGGGAGCGCTGTCATAAAGAATATCGTGTTTAACAGAAGTGGACGATATCTTCTGACAAACTCAAATGATAGAATCATCAGAATCTACGAAAACCTTTTGCCACTCAAAGGTGGGCTTGAAGCGCTGGGTAAAGCTAACCATGAATCTGCTGAGcaagatgaagataaaaagttaaaagctGCAGGATCGAGGTCTCTGGCTCTTTTCCAAGAGTTTCAGGATTCGATCACCAGAGTGCACTGGAAAGCACCATGCTTTAGCGGTGACGGGGAATGGGTGGTTGGAGGTTCTGCTAGCAAAGGAGAGCATaagatatatatatgggaCAGGGCCGGGCATCTTGTAAAAATTCTCGAGGGCCCAAAAGAAGCATTAATAGATCTGGCATGGCATCCCATTAAACCTGTGGTTGTTTCCGTCTCCTTGACTGGCTTGGTTTATATCTGGGCAAAGGATTATACGGAGAACTGGAGTGCCTTTGCTCCTGATTTTAAAGAGCTTGAAGAAAATGAGGAGTATGTGGAGCGAGAAGATGAGTTTGATTTGGTGCCTGAAACAGAAAAG GTAAAAGATTTAGGTATCAACGAAGATGaagatattgatattttgaacACCGAGGGAGATTCTGCCTTCAGTGACTCAGACATGTCCCAGGGAGAAATACGCTTCTTACCCCCTGATCCATGCCCCGATGTTCAGATGGAAGACGGGCTTGTTGTAAATACTTCAAAGGAAGGGGAAATCAGTGAGACTGAATCTCCTCTTTCCGAGGAGGCAGGACAAAATGGCCATCTAACAAATCACGAATCCAGTCCCCTTGATG AAGACACAGGAGGAATGCGCTTAAAAAGAAAGAGGATGCCTTCAGAGAAGTTTCTGGATTTTGAAACTGAAA TCTCTCCGGTTGTTCTTGCATATTGGAATTTCCATCCGCCATCCTCATTAATACG ATACGAAGCTGTAGGTGACATAAGCAGTGAGTGCCACGATAACGAGCATAGCCGTCCCCATATTCACCAGCAATTGCCTTTCTTCATTGAGCTCC GGATTCCCGCAGCTACGTCTTTCTCCAATTTCTTCATCTTGGTAGTCTCCTTACCTTCCTTCTCTCTTGCTTCGTCGTCTGGTTTCTCTGATGCAACGTGCTTTTCTTTAGTTACATTGCTTtctttatttacattaatCTTGGAAGTTACATTTGGAGTACTTCTCATTGGGGTAAAGCTCCTTCCTCTCCGATCACTGTCCTTA
- the LOC125214293 gene encoding protein RBL-like isoform X2 codes for MNAPIIDPLQGDFPEVIEEYLERGVMKCIAFNRRGNLLAAGCSDGSCVIWDFETRGIAKELKDKECAAAITSVCWSKYGHRILVSAADKTLTLWDVVKGERIAQISLQQAPLQARLHPGSSTPSLCLACPLSSAPMIVDLLTKTVTGLPVSLSDTGDGATPPIRNKFSDGSAAYTPTAACFNKYGDLIYVGNSKGEILIIGSTSLEILGIVSVPGSAVIKNIVFNRSGRYLLTNSNDRIIRIYENLLPLKGGLEALGKANHESAEQDEDKKLKAAGSRSLALFQEFQDSITRVHWKAPCFSGDGEWVVGGSASKGEHKIYIWDRAGHLVKILEGPKEALIDLAWHPIKPVVVSVSLTGLVYIWAKDYTENWSAFAPDFKELEENEEYVEREDEFDLVPETEKVKDLGINEDEDIDILNTEGDSAFSDSDMSQGEIRFLPPDPCPDVQMEDGLVVNTSKEGEISETESPLSEEAGQNGHLTNHESSPLDEDTGGMRLKRKRMPSEKFLDFETEISPVVLAYWNFHPPSSLIRYEAVGDISSECHDNEHSRPHIHQQLPFFIELRIPAATSFSNFFILIGSYHQLEKLCLGPFPG; via the exons ATGAACGCTCCAATTATAG ACCCGCTGCAGGGGGACTTTCCCGAAGTGATAGAGGAGTATTTGGAGCGTGGAGTTATGAAATGCATCGCCTTTAATCGACGTGGAAACCTTCTTGCTG CTGGGTGCTCTGATGGAAGTTGTGTCATATGGGATTTTGAAACCAGAGGCATTGCTAAAGAATTAAAAGATAAGGAATGTGCTGCCGCAATAACAAGTGTTTGTTGGTCCAAGTATGGCCACCGCATACTGGTGTCAGCTGCAGATAAGACATTGACTCTTTGGGACGTGGTCAAAGGAGAGAGAATCGCTCAAATTTCCCTACAACAAGCTCCTTTGCAAGCTCGTCTGCATCCTGGTTCATCCACTCCGTCACTTTGCCTAGCTTGTCCTCTGTCATCAGCGCCCATGATCGTCGACTTGCTCACAAAAACCGTAACTGGGCTTCCTGTGTCATTGTCTGATACAGGGGATGGTGCTACCCCTCCAATACGAAATAAGTTTTCAGATGGATCTGCTGCATATACACCTACTGCTGCGTGCTTCAACAAGTACGGCGATTTGATATATGTAGGAAATTCCAAAGGAGAGATACTGATAATTGGTAGTACAAGCCTTGAAATACTTGGTATAGTTTCTGTACCGGGGAGCGCTGTCATAAAGAATATCGTGTTTAACAGAAGTGGACGATATCTTCTGACAAACTCAAATGATAGAATCATCAGAATCTACGAAAACCTTTTGCCACTCAAAGGTGGGCTTGAAGCGCTGGGTAAAGCTAACCATGAATCTGCTGAGcaagatgaagataaaaagttaaaagctGCAGGATCGAGGTCTCTGGCTCTTTTCCAAGAGTTTCAGGATTCGATCACCAGAGTGCACTGGAAAGCACCATGCTTTAGCGGTGACGGGGAATGGGTGGTTGGAGGTTCTGCTAGCAAAGGAGAGCATaagatatatatatgggaCAGGGCCGGGCATCTTGTAAAAATTCTCGAGGGCCCAAAAGAAGCATTAATAGATCTGGCATGGCATCCCATTAAACCTGTGGTTGTTTCCGTCTCCTTGACTGGCTTGGTTTATATCTGGGCAAAGGATTATACGGAGAACTGGAGTGCCTTTGCTCCTGATTTTAAAGAGCTTGAAGAAAATGAGGAGTATGTGGAGCGAGAAGATGAGTTTGATTTGGTGCCTGAAACAGAAAAG GTAAAAGATTTAGGTATCAACGAAGATGaagatattgatattttgaacACCGAGGGAGATTCTGCCTTCAGTGACTCAGACATGTCCCAGGGAGAAATACGCTTCTTACCCCCTGATCCATGCCCCGATGTTCAGATGGAAGACGGGCTTGTTGTAAATACTTCAAAGGAAGGGGAAATCAGTGAGACTGAATCTCCTCTTTCCGAGGAGGCAGGACAAAATGGCCATCTAACAAATCACGAATCCAGTCCCCTTGATG AAGACACAGGAGGAATGCGCTTAAAAAGAAAGAGGATGCCTTCAGAGAAGTTTCTGGATTTTGAAACTGAAA TCTCTCCGGTTGTTCTTGCATATTGGAATTTCCATCCGCCATCCTCATTAATACG ATACGAAGCTGTAGGTGACATAAGCAGTGAGTGCCACGATAACGAGCATAGCCGTCCCCATATTCACCAGCAATTGCCTTTCTTCATTGAGCTCC GGATTCCCGCAGCTACGTCTTTCTCCAATTTCTTCATCTTG